ACAACGCACGTACAAACATTCTCAATCTAGCCAACAACCAACCTAATCACGTTCGCGCTTTGAGCTCTATAAATTGCCAGGCATTGACCCATGTCCATGCATCGCAGCAGAGCAGAAAGCATCTTGCAATCACCTCCCAGACACGAGAAAAAACTCTGTTACTAGTACCTAGCTAGCTAGCCCTAACCATGGCTTCCAACGGGAGCATGTTGCCCATCGTCATGGCGTGCGTGCTCCTCCTCGCCGGCAGCACGTGCCACGCGGCCCGCAACCTGGCCGACACGACGCCGGCAGCTCCCGCTCCGGCTGCTAGTGCCGTCCCTGGACTGCCGGCCGTGCCGACCTTGCCCGCCGTGCCCACGGACACGGTCGCCCTAATGTCACCCATGCCGTCGGTCACACTCCCCACCGTGCCGCAGGTGACCCTGCCGCCCATGCCGGCCATCGTCGTGCCCAAGGCGGTGCTGCCGCCGATGCCCAAGGTCACCCTCCCCACAGTGACGATGGCACCGATGCCTGGGATTGTCGTGCCCAAGGTGATGCTGCCGCCGTTGCCCTTCGTCCCGAATGTGAACGTGCCTATGCCGATGGCGGCGCCACCCCCGTCGACGTAGGCGCGCCCATGTGAGAGTGGCGCCAGGTCACTCCGTGGTCACGACGCATATATATGTTCTTTACATGCAAAGCTCTGCGTTTTAAGCGTGATGTATCAGTAGATCCTACTTTTGTTTACGTCTCAGTGTATTTATTTTTAGTCTGTTGCTGCTAGTGTTTGACTGATAGGGGTTGTCCCAGTGTCTATATGTATTTTTGCGGGAAACCGTCgatttattcatcttcaatcatggcagtacaacgaacaccagaaataataaaaattacatccagattcatagaccacctagcgacgactacaagcactgaagcgagcacAAGGCGCCCCGCCGTCATCgctcctccctcgccggagccgggcacaacttgttgtagtagacagtcgggaagtcgtcgtgctaaggtcccataAGACCAACGCCCCAGAGCAGCAACCGCCGCCCATGAAGAGAATTTTAgattggaaggatccaacctgaagacacatgaacatagacgaacaaagaccggatccgagcggatccaccaaagacaaccaccgaCTAAATCTCGcgagatctgccggagacacacctccacacgtcctccgacgatgctagacacaccattggaacgggggctaggcggggagaaccttattgcATCTTCAAGAAGCCGCTGCTGTCTCGTCTTCTTAAGCAGGATACAAACACTAATAAAACTTGAAGAAGCACATGAacacggagccctcccgccggcaagggccgggatccactgcGCGCCCATGGCTCTAATGCCACAGGAGACGTAGGAGATCGGCGGCGCCGCCGACGGGAAGCagaaaccctagccgccttttCTTGGAGGAGGGACAAAGGGAGGAGCAAAACCAAAAAAAGCTTCATATTTTCTGTGATGATTTTGTCAGCCTTTTCACCTAACTGATTAATCGAACATGCACACTCCTTTTGACAGATTCGGAATGAGTAACCAAAGCTTCGTCTGGTCTCCTCACCTAAACTTCCGTTCGGCACACCACTAATGTCGCCTGAACCCTACCATTGTTGTCAATGaccttgttctttttgaaaaaccttcgcCCTTTGTACTGTTGTTAGTGCCACTGAATGATGTTGAGATCTTGATGTAGGCACAGCACAAGCCGCTTCTTTTATTTAGGATCAAACATTTGAACACGAGCCACAAAAAAGAAGTTTTGAACACAAGACACGGTATCTCCAACGCTATCCCCTAATTTGCCCTTACATGTCCGAACTTGACGGTCCGGGGCTCCAGGCACTTTTATACCTCCAATATCCCTTGTTTGCCCATGGACTTAACGGGGCGTCTGAAATCTCCTAGTATATCCCCAAATTGGGGTTGTATAGGCGTGTCCGGACGTGTTTCCAAACACCGCCAATTTAGCATATATAAGACGACTCCAACGCCATCACAAACTCATTTTTTACTCTCTTCCCCTTCTCTCTCCTCTCTCCATTGGACAAAGGGGTGAATATTGAGGGATAGTGTTGGATGGCCGAGCACAAAGGACATCATGGCGGTGTGTTTGTCCTTGCCTGCCTAGCCCAACTGCCCAAGCATGTTTCTGACAGGGCCATGCACCAAATACTCACATGTTGGCCACCAATTTCCTCCTTTTTTTTCCCACTCAAATAGTTGACGTTGTCACGGGAGCTTATACCATCGTAAATGCACTTCGCAAAAGTTAAGTTCACATTACAACTGACTTAAGATGTTGGACGGATGAACATGAAGGAATAAGAATGAAAACAACATTGAAATGTCATGAAATCGTCATCTCTACATCAAAACGCCTAATTCGGCCTAAAAGACTACACAAACAACCCACTCTAAAAGGCGCGTGCTAGAAATATCCAAGGCACCTGTCGATTCACGGAGCACCAAGTAATTATATTAACACGAATGCCACTGAAATTTGTTAACCATATTCACCGAATATCTGAAGTTTACCATGGATTGACTATTCAAAATCAATTAGGctgtggcactgttgccactccctttCTTATTCTATTTCACATTGGTGTGGCTCGGCAGTCGGCACACATCTCTGTGTTTGAAATACTTGTTTATCGTGAAGAAAGAGTGACGAGGAGAGGTACCTGCAGCGCCAGCTCCTCACCTAAACACAGAAATTTGAGGCATCCATGCATGCATCGCATCCACATCGATCGACCGCTACAACTAATTTCCTGCTGGATCACATAAACATTTTGTCACTTCTGACTGACGTAACACGTTCTGGTTACCAACTATGGTTCCGGAGAAAGTTGTGTTGCCTACCATGGCGAGTCTGGCCAACAACCAATCTAATTAGGAAATCAATCACCTGGCTATAGGTTCCAGGCATCGACCCCTGTCCTTGCATCCCAACAGACCAGAAACATCTCCCAGTCGCTTCGCAGTAAACCATCTCGGAGAAAATCTAGGAGCTAGCCATGGCCTCCACCACGAGATTCTTGGCCATGATCATGGCGTGCACGCTCCTCGCCAGCACGACGTGCCATGCCGCTCGCCACTTGGCCGACACCACCCCGGCGGCTGCCCCACCCGCTGCGGCTGCTGTCCCTGGCCTCCCAACCGTACCAACCATGCCGACGCTGCCACCGATGCCGGCTGTGCCGACGGTGCCGGCCTTGACTGTGCCACCTATGCCGACTGTGCCCACCGTGCCGCAGGTGACACTGCCGCCCATGCCCGCTGTTCCAGCGGTGCCGAAGGTGACGATGCCTCCAATGCCTGCCATCGTCGTGCCTAAGGTAACGATGGCACCCATGCCCGCCGTCGTTGTGCCTAAGGTGACGATGCCGCCGATGCCCGCCATTCCTTCCATGCCCAAGATGACGCTGCCGCCGATGCCTTCTATCCCGACTGTCAACGTCCCTATGCCGTTCCTGGCGCCGCCTCCATCAACTTAGGAGTGCACGTGGTGATGTGTGCACCATGTCGACGGTCACACGCTCTCATGTTCCAGTGGCTACATCACTTGGACTTGGTTGCCCATGTGAAGTAGGAGTATTCCTTTTCCTGTTGTATATGCTTTACATTTCAATTCTCAGTTGTTAGTTattgtgtgttgattttaaagggGTGTCCTTGTCCTAGCATATACGCGGCATTTTAATCTATTAAGATGTTATATTTGTATCATGTATTTGTACTAGTATAAGAGGTCCATGCGTTGGTACACAATCTTAATAAAAAAGATATTGTTTTTCTTTTAGGATAAAAAAATATTGTTGCCTCAAGCTCTTGTAAGTTTTTTTGCACCAAATTAGCTGTGCAAGCGTACTACAGTTCCTTTTAGTGCTCTGGATAAATATGAGCGAACCCTGTCTAGCAGGAGAAGCAAAATTAGTGGAGGAGGAGACACAATAAAAACAAAACAAGTGCGTGCGCGCATGTGTGTGTTGTATTCAAACAGGCTTTCGCCCTGTTACATAAAATACACGGCCGAACAATATAAGATGGTGAGATAACCCACTCACAAAGCTGATTTCAGAACAATCAGGGAACATAGAACACAAGCAACTACGCAACCAAAAGATAACACAGAAAACCTGGGAACACAGTCACACTACgcccttttttttagaaaaggaggctgacccccggcctctgcatctgggcgatgcatacagccactttattaattattctcacaagaccttacaaagtcatacaacagtaagactaaagccgccatctAAGCAACAagctgtcgctacacctatccagttgatgaaggggcgcagatagcctgggcctaataccaaacagacatcgcagccaagcctaacatctaagacctaagaccccaacctagccacttgccgggtctggggcacacactggtccggcgtgctctcagaggccgccgccgccaactgccattgctccatcttcagaactataCTGATGCATCAACtttgctcggtccagctatcgtcgacgccaccatggcacCCAACGACACCttctccctgcgcgcaaacagctgagcacgtcgcggtcaccactcatacacctcagcgccatgctgccaagtaccagcagccgacacagcttgaagtccttggaagatctgtcgtgcgtagcacctgccgaccaggcatgacaaagcgtagcacctgtcggtcaggcatgacttgacatctccaccgaagctccgtgcaagacgaagccgctccacctcctgcctctgacttccagcgctgctccacaaacgatgctcccaagagagaaacgacaccgcagtgccgccatcgtccgatctggaactccagatcctagggtttcccccggagcagcacgagtgggtcgacagtagttacacgacgatgcctccaTAAAGGTAACGGCGaggacgccgccatcgcctgccgtcggctcggttttcaccggcaaccatgtttCCCCGACTCGTAGCCGGGACGAGATGACGGATCTGGAGATCCGACCACctagcctcaggccgaccacctccgacggaggagatgaccaccaccgccctGTCCCGCCTCCATGGAGAAGGGCCGTCGGACTCCACCGCCGTCAGTAGCTGCACATCTAGCACAGCCACCAATAGCACATCTCGAGCACCCCGGGGATGCCTCCCCGACCTGACTCGGCGCCGAAAGGCCGAGCGCAAGCTACAGGACGAATCCGGCAAGCAACCAGCAAAACCGCATGCACCACGGATGCCAGCCCGAAGGGGATCTCGCCCGACTCTGCCTAGCACAGGTGCCACCGCCCCCGCGTCGTCCAGATCCGGCAGAACGACCACCGGCCGCCGTAACCATCACCAGCACGCAGCCCGCCTCGTGCAgccctccacgccagccaccgtggCAGCCCAGCGCCCCGCACAACGCCGCGTTCCGGTCAGGGTAGATCGCCCCACGGCGATCCCGCCTCGCGAGAAGGAGAGAGCGCCCCG
This window of the Triticum aestivum cultivar Chinese Spring chromosome 5D, IWGSC CS RefSeq v2.1, whole genome shotgun sequence genome carries:
- the LOC123125652 gene encoding protein app1-like, producing the protein MASTTRFLAMIMACTLLASTTCHAARHLADTTPAAAPPAAAAVPGLPTVPTMPTLPPMPAVPTVPALTVPPMPTVPTVPQVTLPPMPAVPAVPKVTMPPMPAIVVPKVTMAPMPAVVVPKVTMPPMPAIPSMPKMTLPPMPSIPTVNVPMPFLAPPPST
- the LOC123125651 gene encoding vegetative cell wall protein gp1-like, with product MASNGSMLPIVMACVLLLAGSTCHAARNLADTTPAAPAPAASAVPGLPAVPTLPAVPTDTVALMSPMPSVTLPTVPQVTLPPMPAIVVPKAVLPPMPKVTLPTVTMAPMPGIVVPKVMLPPLPFVPNVNVPMPMAAPPPST